Proteins co-encoded in one Xanthomonas campestris pv. badrii genomic window:
- the cls gene encoding cardiolipin synthase, giving the protein MPAIAQGAWDWLANLPHLEALLLAAYVLYLLWIASWIVLQKREPVATLSWVLSLAALPYLGLLIYYWLGPQKVKRQRLRRGRSRSGMESYSSVCPPDADCTELAKIGQSTTGLAPSTATEVQWLVDGAATYAAIIEAIAGARDHIHLEYYIFQPDHSGTAICEALMERARAGVKVRLLMDAIGSSAMTRRALRTLREAGVETAWFHPSQFLKPFKRPWLNLRTHRKLVVVDGRVGFTGGINVTDEENEQVRTDAYRDLHVRLHGHVVRSLQLVFLEDWLYATGQGRAAFHGQQLWPEDVPTRAQGTVDAQVLVSGPDSSWEAIHRLMVAAIHEAKHRVWLVTPYFVPGEAARMALTSAALGGLDVRLLVPRVSDSRLVTYAARSYFDELLEAGVRIYEYGPRMLHTKALLADDEVCIVGSANFDSRSFRLNFELSMLFRDQAVAAELAGMIGTDLQQAQEVRFVRLRPLWRSRLPEAFARLLSPLL; this is encoded by the coding sequence ATGCCCGCAATCGCACAGGGCGCGTGGGATTGGCTGGCCAACCTTCCCCACCTCGAAGCGCTCCTTCTGGCCGCCTACGTGCTCTACCTGCTGTGGATCGCCAGCTGGATCGTGCTGCAGAAACGCGAACCGGTGGCCACGCTGAGCTGGGTATTGTCGCTGGCGGCACTGCCGTACCTGGGCCTGCTGATCTATTACTGGCTGGGCCCGCAGAAGGTGAAACGGCAGCGCCTGCGCCGCGGCCGCTCGCGCTCGGGCATGGAGAGCTACAGCAGCGTGTGCCCGCCGGATGCCGATTGCACCGAGCTGGCCAAGATCGGCCAGTCCACCACCGGCCTGGCACCCAGCACCGCCACCGAAGTGCAGTGGCTGGTGGATGGTGCGGCCACCTACGCCGCCATCATCGAGGCCATTGCCGGCGCGCGCGACCACATCCATCTGGAGTACTACATCTTCCAGCCCGACCACAGCGGCACCGCGATCTGCGAGGCGCTGATGGAACGCGCCCGCGCCGGGGTCAAGGTGCGGCTGCTGATGGATGCGATCGGCTCCTCGGCGATGACCCGGCGCGCCCTGCGCACACTGCGCGAGGCCGGCGTGGAAACCGCCTGGTTCCACCCCTCGCAGTTCCTCAAGCCGTTCAAGCGGCCCTGGCTCAACTTGCGCACCCACCGCAAGCTGGTGGTGGTCGACGGCCGGGTCGGCTTCACCGGCGGCATCAATGTCACCGACGAAGAGAACGAGCAGGTGCGCACCGATGCCTACCGCGACCTGCATGTGCGCCTGCACGGCCACGTGGTGCGCAGCCTGCAGTTGGTGTTCCTGGAAGACTGGCTATATGCCACCGGCCAGGGCCGCGCCGCCTTCCACGGCCAGCAGCTGTGGCCGGAGGATGTGCCAACCCGCGCGCAGGGCACGGTCGATGCGCAGGTACTGGTGTCCGGGCCGGATTCGTCGTGGGAGGCGATCCACCGGCTGATGGTGGCGGCCATCCATGAGGCCAAGCACCGCGTCTGGCTGGTCACCCCGTACTTCGTGCCCGGCGAGGCGGCCCGGATGGCGCTGACCTCGGCCGCGCTGGGCGGGCTGGACGTACGCTTGCTGGTGCCGCGGGTCAGCGATTCGCGCCTGGTCACCTACGCGGCACGCTCGTATTTCGACGAGCTGCTGGAAGCCGGCGTGCGCATCTACGAATACGGCCCGCGCATGCTGCACACCAAGGCGCTGCTGGCCGACGACGAGGTCTGCATCGTCGGCAGCGCCAATTTCGATAGCCGCAGTTTCCGCCTCAATTTCGAGTTATCGATGCTGTTCCGCGACCAGGCGGTGGCCGCCGAGCTGGCCGGCATGATCGGCACCGATCTGCAGCAGGCGCAGGAAGTCCGCTTCGTGCGCCTGCGCCCGTTATGGCGCTCGCGCCTGCCCGAAGCCTTCGCACGGCTATTGTCGCCGCTGCTGTGA
- a CDS encoding PA0069 family radical SAM protein produces the protein MPTKTVQAGASDGADRDVRSSRTVIKGRGTTSYVPGRFSVTTAVEIDDGWGTVEPEAEAVVRPRTVVTEEVARSIISRNASPDIGFSQSVNPYRGCEHGCVYCFARPSHAYLDLSPGLDFETRIFAKPNAAALLRAEIARPSYRCSPIALGINTDAYQPAERRHGISRQCLEVLAEARHPVSFVTKAALIERDIDVLAEMAQHNLVSVYFSVTTLDNRLAAKMEPRAAAPHARLRAMRALHAAGVPVGVLVAPVIPMINDTELERILEAASAHGARSAGYVVLRLPHELTQLWREWLELHYPDRARHVMSLIQQMRGGKDYDSRFGKRMVGEGPFAELIAQRFSIAYRRLGFARLPRLDTSQFRAPRPQTPQLALF, from the coding sequence ATGCCTACCAAGACTGTTCAAGCGGGCGCGAGCGACGGGGCCGACCGGGATGTGCGCAGTTCGCGGACGGTGATCAAGGGGCGCGGCACCACGTCCTACGTGCCGGGACGCTTTTCGGTCACCACCGCCGTCGAGATCGATGATGGCTGGGGCACGGTCGAACCGGAGGCCGAGGCTGTCGTGCGTCCCAGGACGGTGGTGACCGAGGAAGTCGCGCGCAGCATCATCAGCCGCAACGCTTCGCCCGACATCGGGTTTTCGCAGTCGGTGAACCCGTATCGCGGCTGTGAGCACGGCTGCGTCTACTGCTTTGCCAGGCCATCGCACGCCTATCTGGATCTGTCGCCCGGGCTGGATTTCGAGACGCGGATCTTTGCCAAGCCCAACGCTGCAGCGCTGCTGCGTGCGGAGATCGCCCGCCCGTCCTACCGGTGCTCGCCGATTGCGTTGGGCATCAATACCGACGCCTACCAACCTGCCGAACGGCGCCATGGCATTTCCCGGCAATGCCTGGAGGTCCTGGCCGAGGCCCGGCATCCGGTGAGCTTCGTGACCAAGGCGGCCTTGATCGAACGCGACATCGATGTGCTTGCCGAGATGGCCCAGCACAACCTGGTGTCGGTGTATTTCTCGGTGACCACGCTCGACAATCGGCTCGCGGCGAAGATGGAGCCGCGCGCCGCGGCGCCGCATGCACGGCTGCGCGCGATGCGCGCGTTGCACGCCGCCGGCGTGCCGGTGGGCGTGCTGGTGGCTCCAGTGATCCCGATGATCAACGACACCGAACTGGAGCGCATCCTGGAAGCGGCCAGCGCGCACGGCGCACGCTCGGCCGGCTACGTGGTGTTGCGCCTGCCGCACGAGCTCACCCAGCTGTGGCGCGAATGGCTGGAGCTGCATTATCCGGATCGCGCCAGGCACGTCATGAGCCTGATCCAGCAAATGCGTGGCGGCAAGGACTACGACAGCCGCTTCGGCAAGCGCATGGTCGGCGAAGGCCCGTTTGCGGAGCTGATCGCGCAACGCTTTTCCATCGCGTATCGACGGCTTGGATTCGCGCGACTGCCGAGGCTCGATACCAGCCAGTTCCGTGCGCCCAGGCCGCAGACACCGCAGTTGGCGTTGTTTTGA
- a CDS encoding 2OG-Fe(II) oxygenase, translating into MSQPDFIQITDNAIPASDCAAIVQRMRESQQLHPGRIGGGVFPELKHSRDLRISGVEAWAAVEGRLQQAVFDGVLTYLRTYPQALISPLMLQVTTADGTPHRLVAEDIVQMSDQALGDLARTCLRPGAINLQWYAADQGGYPYWHCELYPRDASADTLHRHLLWTLYLNDTFEQGETEFLFQQRKARPRTGSLLIAPTAFTHTHRGNRPVGGDKFIATSWILFQSAQVLYGAEP; encoded by the coding sequence ATGAGCCAACCCGACTTCATCCAGATCACCGACAACGCCATCCCGGCCAGCGACTGCGCGGCCATCGTGCAACGCATGCGCGAGAGCCAGCAGCTGCATCCGGGCCGCATCGGCGGTGGCGTGTTTCCCGAGCTCAAACACAGCCGCGATTTGCGCATCAGCGGCGTGGAGGCCTGGGCCGCGGTGGAAGGCCGCCTGCAGCAGGCTGTGTTCGACGGCGTGCTGACCTATCTGCGGACCTATCCACAGGCGCTGATTTCTCCGTTGATGCTGCAGGTCACCACCGCCGACGGCACGCCGCACCGGCTGGTGGCCGAGGACATCGTGCAGATGAGCGACCAGGCGCTGGGCGATCTGGCCCGCACCTGCCTGCGCCCGGGCGCGATCAACCTGCAGTGGTACGCCGCCGATCAAGGCGGCTACCCGTACTGGCATTGCGAGTTGTACCCGCGCGATGCCAGTGCCGACACGCTGCACCGGCATCTGTTATGGACGCTGTACCTCAACGACACGTTCGAACAGGGCGAAACCGAATTCCTGTTCCAGCAACGCAAGGCGCGCCCGCGCACCGGCAGCCTGCTGATCGCCCCCACCGCCTTCACCCACACCCACCGCGGCAACCGCCCGGTCGGCGGCGACAAGTTCATCGCCACCAGCTGGATCCTGTTTCAGTCGGCGCAGGTGTTGTATGGAGCTGAGCCGTGA
- a CDS encoding outer membrane protein transport protein: MSTASTLSRATLLAVGIAGVLAVGQAHGAAFQLKENSAKGLGRAFAGSGSAPDDASIIVNNPAGMRQLDGRLFQADVSAIHFSAKFDPEVANYANGAPVSGGNGGDAGMIAPVPAMYFHVPFGENDNMHLGTSLTVPFGFKTDYDRDWAGRYHGTKTELQAIDFNVAFSYDVNPYVSFGASVFAERLDIDLANAVDFGSILAARRVPGFAPGSADGYSRIKGDSTEVGFTLGGLFSIDENTHIGFSYRSQVEHKITDGTADFTTPPNAAAVLGVAAPGTFVDTKGRATVKLPASATASFTHNVNEQWSIMADVTRTAWSKFDQVTVDFASNQPDSVLDFSYRDTTFASIGADYRMSDTLTLRGGLAYDQTPTTAEHRDVRVPDASRKWVSLGLSWRPSQQAEYNFGYTHLFVSDPTSDTRSATGDRLAGSYDVQGNILAASINYKF, encoded by the coding sequence ATGTCTACCGCTTCCACTCTCAGCCGCGCCACCCTGCTGGCCGTTGGTATTGCCGGTGTATTGGCCGTTGGCCAGGCGCACGGCGCCGCATTCCAGCTGAAGGAAAACAGCGCCAAGGGCCTTGGCCGCGCGTTCGCAGGTTCGGGCAGCGCCCCGGACGATGCCTCCATCATCGTCAACAACCCGGCCGGCATGCGCCAGCTGGACGGCCGCCTGTTTCAGGCCGACGTCAGCGCCATCCACTTCTCGGCCAAGTTCGATCCCGAGGTCGCCAACTACGCCAACGGCGCGCCGGTCTCCGGCGGCAATGGCGGCGACGCGGGCATGATCGCGCCGGTCCCGGCCATGTATTTCCATGTGCCGTTCGGCGAGAACGACAACATGCACCTGGGCACCTCGCTGACCGTGCCGTTCGGCTTCAAGACCGACTACGACCGCGACTGGGCCGGCCGCTACCACGGCACCAAGACCGAGCTGCAGGCGATCGACTTCAATGTCGCGTTCTCCTACGACGTGAACCCGTACGTGTCCTTCGGTGCCTCGGTGTTCGCCGAGCGTCTGGACATCGACCTGGCCAACGCGGTGGACTTCGGCAGCATCCTGGCCGCGCGCCGCGTGCCGGGCTTCGCACCGGGCAGCGCCGACGGCTACTCGCGCATCAAGGGCGACAGCACCGAAGTGGGCTTCACCCTGGGTGGCTTGTTCAGCATCGACGAGAACACCCACATCGGCTTCAGCTACCGCTCGCAAGTGGAGCACAAGATCACCGACGGCACTGCCGACTTCACCACCCCGCCGAACGCCGCTGCCGTGCTGGGCGTCGCCGCACCGGGTACCTTCGTCGACACCAAGGGCCGCGCCACCGTCAAGCTGCCGGCCAGCGCCACCGCCAGCTTCACGCATAACGTGAACGAACAGTGGTCGATCATGGCCGACGTCACCCGCACCGCCTGGAGCAAGTTCGACCAGGTGACGGTGGACTTCGCCTCCAACCAGCCCGACAGCGTGCTGGACTTCTCCTACCGCGACACCACCTTCGCCTCGATCGGTGCCGACTACCGCATGAGCGATACGCTGACCCTGCGTGGCGGCCTGGCCTACGACCAGACCCCGACCACCGCCGAGCACCGCGACGTGCGCGTGCCCGATGCGAGCCGCAAGTGGGTCTCGCTGGGTCTGAGCTGGCGTCCGTCGCAGCAGGCCGAATACAACTTCGGCTACACCCACCTGTTCGTCAGCGACCCGACCAGCGACACCCGCAGCGCCACCGGCGACCGCCTGGCGGGCAGCTACGACGTGCAGGGCAACATCCTGGCCGCGTCGATCAACTACAAGTTCTGA
- a CDS encoding rhomboid family intramembrane serine protease, giving the protein MFVSLPSRKKPTRRWAVPLLFAAVWLAYLWSISRPGEARNTLWLDWGALSSGVSNLGDWWATLRDGSVLRLFTALFLHADWSHLLGNLVFLLIFGLPAERILGPWRLLLLFLVGGAASNLAAIFAIGTPDRVIIGASGAVSALIGTYLALFPGAKLGVVLPLGLFLEFIRVPAPLLIGAWALLQVVFAYIGPAFGMVAWSAHIAGFVFGIVYGLYVRAAIARRLRKRHGF; this is encoded by the coding sequence ATGTTCGTCTCCCTCCCCTCCCGCAAGAAACCCACCCGGCGCTGGGCAGTGCCATTGCTGTTCGCCGCGGTGTGGCTGGCGTATCTGTGGTCGATCAGCCGGCCGGGCGAGGCGCGCAATACGCTGTGGCTGGACTGGGGGGCCCTGTCCAGCGGCGTGTCCAACCTGGGCGACTGGTGGGCGACGCTGCGCGACGGCAGCGTGCTGCGGCTGTTCACCGCGTTGTTCCTGCACGCCGACTGGTCGCACCTGCTGGGCAACCTGGTGTTCCTGCTGATCTTCGGGCTGCCGGCCGAACGCATCCTGGGGCCCTGGCGACTGTTGCTGCTGTTTCTGGTGGGCGGGGCGGCATCCAACCTGGCGGCGATCTTCGCCATCGGCACGCCGGACCGGGTGATCATCGGCGCTTCGGGCGCAGTGTCGGCCTTGATCGGCACCTACCTGGCGCTGTTTCCCGGTGCCAAGCTCGGGGTGGTGCTGCCGCTGGGGCTGTTCCTGGAATTCATCCGGGTGCCGGCGCCGCTGCTGATCGGCGCCTGGGCGCTGCTGCAGGTGGTGTTCGCCTATATCGGCCCGGCCTTCGGCATGGTGGCGTGGTCGGCGCATATCGCCGGCTTCGTGTTCGGCATCGTCTATGGGCTGTACGTGCGCGCCGCCATCGCCCGGCGCCTGCGCAAGCGGCATGGGTTCTAG
- a CDS encoding DUF1820 family protein: protein MAKPLYKVTFLNHGKVYELYAREVTGSHLWGFNQIGELVFDVHDGLVVDPTEERLREEFGNTRTLHLPMQSIVRIEEVEKKGQSVIRDAVTGDKVVTPFPLPGKPR from the coding sequence ATGGCCAAGCCTTTGTACAAAGTCACCTTCCTCAATCACGGCAAGGTGTATGAGCTCTACGCACGCGAAGTGACCGGCAGCCATCTGTGGGGCTTCAACCAGATCGGCGAGCTGGTGTTCGACGTGCACGACGGGCTGGTGGTGGACCCCACCGAAGAACGCCTGCGCGAGGAGTTCGGCAATACCCGAACCCTGCACCTGCCGATGCAGAGCATCGTGCGCATCGAAGAGGTGGAAAAGAAGGGCCAGTCGGTGATCCGCGATGCGGTCACCGGCGACAAGGTGGTCACCCCCTTCCCGCTGCCGGGCAAGCCGCGCTGA
- a CDS encoding S41 family peptidase: MRVAVLSVALSLALFASPGWAQTARPAAAAAQATADDPEADEAAVSKVPLDEIRRFVAVYNAVKQAYVDPVEDKKLMHAAVRGLLSDLDPHSTYFDKEDAEAFDEQASGAYDGIGVELLQQQDNTLKVIAPIDDTPAARAGIRAGDVIVAIDGKPIDASKAMEPLRGESGSKVTLTIVRDKTPKPFDVTLQRQTIRVASVRSKLLEPGYGYIRISTFQADTGADFQKNLKQLQAGGKLRGLVLDLRSNPGGLLTSAVQVADDLLDKGNIVSTRGRISISDAKFDATPGDLLGGAPVVVLVDAGSASASEVLAGALRDNQRARIVGSRTFGKGSVQTVLPLDNGDSVKLTTARYYTPSGKSIQASGIVPEVQLMPEPQPGDADVPASLADYSEATLPGHLRGDDEGEEGYSAGDVLPGDGPIAAALSELKQPGSAAKAQAARKAKAQAAQKAKAAAKPATEAKPAAARPAATDKPRPADKPSETAEPAAPADKPEPVK; encoded by the coding sequence ATGCGCGTAGCCGTACTGTCCGTTGCCCTGTCGCTGGCCTTGTTCGCGTCGCCTGGTTGGGCGCAGACCGCCCGTCCCGCCGCCGCTGCCGCCCAGGCCACCGCGGACGACCCGGAAGCCGATGAAGCCGCCGTCTCCAAGGTACCGCTGGACGAAATCCGCCGCTTCGTGGCGGTGTACAACGCGGTCAAGCAGGCCTACGTCGACCCGGTCGAAGACAAGAAGCTGATGCATGCGGCGGTGCGCGGCCTGCTCTCGGACCTGGACCCGCACAGCACCTATTTCGACAAGGAAGACGCCGAGGCCTTCGACGAACAGGCCAGCGGTGCCTACGACGGCATCGGCGTGGAGTTGCTACAGCAGCAGGACAACACGCTCAAGGTGATCGCGCCGATCGACGACACCCCGGCCGCGCGGGCCGGCATCCGCGCCGGCGACGTGATCGTGGCCATCGACGGCAAGCCGATCGATGCCAGCAAGGCGATGGAACCGCTGCGCGGCGAATCCGGCAGCAAGGTCACCTTGACCATCGTGCGCGACAAGACGCCCAAGCCGTTCGACGTGACCCTGCAGCGCCAGACCATCCGCGTGGCCAGCGTGCGCAGCAAGCTGCTGGAGCCGGGCTACGGCTACATCCGCATCAGCACCTTCCAGGCCGACACCGGTGCCGACTTCCAGAAGAACCTCAAGCAGTTGCAGGCCGGCGGCAAGTTGCGCGGCCTGGTGCTGGATCTGCGCAGCAACCCCGGTGGTCTGCTGACCTCGGCGGTGCAGGTGGCCGACGACCTGCTCGACAAGGGCAACATCGTCAGTACCCGCGGGCGCATCTCCATCAGCGATGCCAAGTTCGATGCCACCCCGGGCGATCTGCTCGGCGGCGCACCGGTGGTGGTGCTGGTGGACGCCGGCTCGGCCAGTGCCTCGGAAGTGCTGGCCGGTGCGCTGCGCGACAACCAGCGCGCGCGCATCGTCGGCAGCCGCACCTTCGGCAAGGGCTCGGTGCAGACCGTGCTGCCGCTGGACAACGGCGATTCGGTCAAGCTCACCACCGCGCGCTATTACACGCCCAGCGGCAAGTCGATCCAGGCCAGCGGCATCGTGCCGGAAGTGCAGCTGATGCCCGAACCGCAGCCGGGCGATGCGGATGTGCCGGCCAGCCTGGCCGACTACAGCGAAGCCACCTTGCCCGGCCATTTGCGTGGCGACGACGAGGGCGAAGAAGGCTACAGCGCCGGCGATGTGTTGCCGGGCGATGGTCCAATCGCCGCGGCCCTGTCCGAACTCAAGCAGCCCGGCTCGGCCGCCAAGGCGCAAGCCGCGCGCAAGGCCAAGGCCCAGGCGGCACAGAAAGCAAAGGCCGCCGCCAAGCCTGCAACCGAGGCGAAGCCGGCGGCAGCGCGTCCGGCTGCAACCGACAAGCCCAGGCCTGCCGACAAGCCGAGCGAAACGGCCGAACCGGCTGCGCCTGCGGACAAGCCCGAACCGGTCAAGTAA
- a CDS encoding murein hydrolase activator EnvC family protein, whose product MASSPALLPRPPFAFATGRGRAWLAAAALACSLLGSAGVAAQSQRETERKLQQLRDELKTISADRRDLEGKRGTAAQQLRQADEKVAKTARALSETEAAMQTQQQHLSTLQQDRARLQRGLQGQRAQLAALLRAADQVGRNAPLKVLLSQDTVGDATRMLADHRYVQNARAQQIQALTTQLDALAKVEQDIASRRQALEAARAQQKAQAAALQKDRARQAATVAQLDDRYKQRAEREKALGQDAKALEQLLANLRAAAAKAEAERRAAAKRAAAEAAAQARRGQSERPERAGKTPPKVVASAPAPKVGGLSWPVSGNLLARFNATLPDGHTSKGVLIGAPKGTTVTAVADGTVVFSDWMTGYGMILIVDHGNGYMSLYAHNDTLLRDAGAAIKRGDAVAKVGNSGGQGVPALYFELRRNGQPVDPSSWLQRR is encoded by the coding sequence TTGGCCTCTTCGCCCGCACTGCTGCCGCGCCCGCCATTCGCCTTTGCCACGGGGCGTGGCCGCGCGTGGCTGGCCGCTGCCGCGTTGGCGTGCTCGCTGCTGGGCAGCGCCGGCGTGGCGGCGCAGAGCCAGCGCGAGACCGAGCGCAAACTGCAGCAGCTGCGCGATGAACTCAAGACCATCAGCGCCGATCGGCGCGACCTGGAAGGCAAGCGCGGCACCGCCGCCCAACAGCTGCGCCAGGCCGACGAAAAGGTCGCCAAAACCGCGCGCGCGCTCAGCGAGACCGAAGCGGCGATGCAGACGCAGCAGCAGCACCTGTCCACGCTGCAGCAAGACCGCGCGCGCCTGCAGCGTGGCCTGCAGGGCCAGCGCGCGCAGCTGGCCGCGTTGCTGCGCGCTGCCGACCAGGTGGGTCGCAACGCGCCACTGAAGGTCTTGCTGTCGCAGGACACCGTGGGCGATGCCACGCGCATGCTGGCCGACCACCGCTATGTGCAGAACGCACGCGCGCAGCAGATCCAGGCACTGACCACCCAGCTGGACGCATTGGCCAAGGTGGAACAGGACATCGCCAGCCGGCGCCAGGCGCTGGAGGCCGCACGCGCACAGCAGAAGGCGCAGGCAGCGGCGCTGCAGAAGGATCGCGCGCGACAGGCCGCCACCGTCGCGCAGCTGGACGACCGCTACAAACAGCGCGCCGAACGCGAAAAGGCCCTGGGCCAGGATGCCAAGGCGCTGGAACAGCTGCTCGCCAATCTGCGTGCCGCTGCCGCCAAGGCCGAAGCCGAACGACGCGCCGCGGCTAAACGCGCTGCCGCCGAAGCCGCCGCGCAGGCCAGACGCGGCCAGTCCGAGCGCCCCGAGCGTGCCGGCAAGACGCCGCCCAAGGTCGTGGCCAGCGCGCCAGCGCCCAAGGTGGGAGGGCTCAGCTGGCCGGTGTCGGGCAACCTGCTGGCCCGCTTCAATGCCACCTTGCCCGATGGCCACACCAGCAAGGGCGTGTTGATCGGTGCGCCCAAGGGCACCACCGTCACCGCCGTGGCCGATGGCACGGTGGTGTTTTCCGACTGGATGACCGGCTACGGCATGATCCTGATCGTGGACCACGGCAACGGCTACATGAGCCTGTATGCGCACAACGACACCTTGCTGCGCGATGCCGGCGCGGCGATCAAGCGCGGCGACGCGGTGGCCAAGGTCGGCAACTCGGGCGGGCAGGGCGTGCCGGCGCTGTATTTCGAACTGCGCCGCAACGGCCAGCCGGTCGACCCCTCGAGCTGGTTGCAGCGGCGTTAG
- a CDS encoding M28 family metallopeptidase, whose product MPRKILLCLAATLAVAGCKRESAEAPATPVTQTPADAAPSAPASRHAFSPELTSGDFAELVKTLASDAFEGRGPGTPGEEKTVTYIRDQMQRIGLQPGNGDSWFQDVPMVETTADAATAPSLRSGEQTRTLAFGTDIVLGTRTGQPEVKLDNSELVFVGYGVDAPEQQWNDYAGQDWKGKTVVMFVNDPGFHSNDPKLFDGKRMTYYGRWTYKFEEAARKGAAAALIVHDTPGASYGWDVVKNSWSGPQYDLPAKDDPDPRVPVQGWISADTAKQLFANAGLDLAQAYKDAGKRGFKPVPLKASWSVDLKSSIAEKTSRNVVGVLPGTSHADEAVLYMAHWDHLGKHPGESGDNIYNGAVDNATGVAGILEIADAFAHQDPKPERSVVFVAVTLEESGLLGSKYYVANPSFPLDKIAAVINIDAMSVAGRARDMTVVGMGSSELEDILKPLAAMQGRSLHAEATPESGSYFRSDHFNFAKAGVPALYADGGEDLREGGTAAGRAAAEDYGRHRYHAPGDQYDAATWKLDGTIEDLQAMYGVGKEVAVGGRWPNWYAGNPFKAARDRMMAGKPAATATTGQPAVGESGATNGKARETKKASSAR is encoded by the coding sequence ATGCCCCGCAAGATCCTGTTGTGCCTGGCTGCGACCCTGGCCGTGGCCGGTTGCAAGCGCGAATCGGCCGAGGCGCCGGCCACCCCGGTGACGCAGACGCCAGCCGATGCCGCGCCCAGCGCTCCGGCCAGCCGGCACGCGTTCTCGCCGGAGCTGACCAGCGGCGACTTCGCCGAGCTGGTCAAGACGCTGGCCTCCGATGCGTTCGAAGGGCGCGGCCCGGGCACGCCCGGCGAGGAAAAGACCGTCACCTACATCCGTGACCAGATGCAGCGTATCGGCTTGCAGCCGGGCAATGGCGACAGCTGGTTCCAGGACGTGCCGATGGTGGAAACCACCGCCGATGCCGCTACCGCGCCCAGCCTGCGCAGCGGCGAGCAGACCCGCACCCTCGCCTTCGGCACCGACATCGTGCTGGGCACGCGCACCGGCCAGCCGGAGGTCAAGCTGGACAACAGCGAGCTGGTGTTCGTCGGCTATGGCGTGGATGCGCCCGAGCAGCAGTGGAACGATTACGCCGGCCAGGACTGGAAGGGCAAGACGGTGGTGATGTTCGTCAACGACCCCGGCTTCCACAGCAACGACCCCAAGCTGTTCGACGGCAAGCGCATGACCTACTACGGGCGCTGGACCTACAAGTTCGAGGAAGCCGCGCGCAAGGGTGCAGCGGCGGCGTTGATCGTGCACGACACCCCTGGCGCCAGCTATGGGTGGGATGTGGTCAAGAATTCCTGGTCCGGCCCGCAATACGATCTGCCGGCCAAGGACGACCCGGATCCGCGCGTGCCGGTGCAGGGCTGGATCAGCGCCGACACCGCCAAGCAGCTGTTTGCCAATGCCGGGCTGGACCTGGCGCAGGCGTACAAGGATGCCGGCAAGCGCGGCTTCAAGCCGGTGCCATTGAAGGCCAGCTGGTCGGTGGACCTGAAGAGCAGCATCGCCGAAAAGACCTCGCGCAACGTGGTCGGCGTGCTGCCGGGCACCAGTCATGCCGACGAGGCGGTGCTGTACATGGCGCACTGGGATCACCTGGGCAAGCACCCGGGCGAGAGCGGCGACAACATCTACAACGGCGCCGTGGACAACGCCACCGGCGTGGCCGGCATCCTGGAAATCGCCGATGCGTTCGCGCATCAGGACCCCAAGCCGGAGCGGTCGGTGGTGTTCGTGGCGGTGACCCTGGAAGAATCCGGCCTGCTCGGCTCCAAGTATTACGTCGCCAACCCGAGCTTCCCGCTGGACAAGATCGCCGCGGTGATCAACATCGATGCGATGTCGGTGGCCGGACGCGCGCGCGACATGACCGTGGTGGGCATGGGCAGTTCGGAGCTGGAGGACATCCTCAAGCCGCTCGCCGCGATGCAGGGCCGCAGCCTGCATGCCGAAGCCACGCCGGAAAGCGGCTCGTATTTCCGCTCGGATCACTTCAACTTCGCCAAGGCCGGCGTGCCGGCGCTGTATGCCGATGGCGGCGAAGACCTGCGCGAGGGCGGCACCGCGGCCGGGCGTGCGGCGGCCGAGGACTACGGCCGCCATCGCTACCATGCACCCGGCGACCAATACGATGCGGCCACCTGGAAACTGGACGGCACCATCGAAGACCTGCAGGCGATGTATGGCGTGGGCAAGGAAGTGGCGGTGGGTGGACGCTGGCCCAACTGGTATGCCGGCAACCCGTTCAAGGCCGCGCGCGACCGCATGATGGCCGGCAAACCCGCCGCCACTGCGACCACGGGGCAGCCGGCCGTCGGCGAGTCGGGTGCAACCAACGGCAAGGCCAGGGAAACGAAGAAGGCCTCATCCGCGCGCTGA
- a CDS encoding PepSY domain-containing protein produces the protein MTHRMMTTALIGALTLASHGAFAQDAAKPAKALTSTEVTSMLTAKGYTKVHDVKFEHGVWTADARSGDGKDVDVHIDPVTGRVYGDQTTSRLSEADVRAALSTGGYSDVHDLKFEDGLWKADAKRNGQEVELHVDPDDGHVVSVDGD, from the coding sequence ATGACACATCGCATGATGACCACCGCATTGATCGGCGCATTGACGCTGGCTTCGCACGGCGCGTTCGCACAGGACGCGGCCAAGCCGGCCAAGGCGCTGACCTCCACCGAAGTCACCAGCATGCTGACCGCCAAGGGCTACACCAAGGTGCACGACGTCAAGTTCGAGCATGGCGTGTGGACCGCCGATGCGCGCAGTGGCGACGGCAAGGATGTGGACGTGCACATCGATCCGGTGACCGGCCGCGTGTACGGCGATCAGACCACCTCGCGCTTGAGCGAGGCCGATGTGCGCGCAGCGCTGTCCACCGGCGGCTATAGCGACGTGCACGACCTCAAGTTCGAGGACGGGTTGTGGAAGGCCGATGCCAAGCGCAATGGACAGGAGGTGGAGCTGCATGTCGATCCGGACGATGGCCACGTGGTCAGCGTCGACGGCGATTGA